One genomic segment of Mycolicibacterium chubuense NBB4 includes these proteins:
- a CDS encoding GGDEF domain-containing protein has translation MQRLHTFADHYEWVSGFLAARGVTLRTRVFLAATALTMAIGVLVLLFGAGGPQSPAGRTMMWLAVVGGVFGSALWLWRWPSHTLSLAFTAATTVSITLACLAYPDPLAALLGCIAFTTIVGYAAFFHSARTLLALFVVVTAVAVAQAAELAAEGRSALALVDLFLVLQPSIAVALAIHSLVRTLKGDLAAADLDPLTGLLNRRAFRRQIGVLLSRHQGDGGYLLAALLDLDNFKSVNDTHGHAVGDKALTAVADALRGIATPTTLIARSGGEEFLLADLAPSHDAVLRFEDICAAIAQLPIPVTGSVGTSFTAVESLTPHAHDDVVDDLFAAADKAMYDAKHNGGNRCHHHGIWP, from the coding sequence ATGCAGCGGCTCCACACATTCGCTGACCATTACGAGTGGGTCAGCGGCTTCCTGGCGGCGCGCGGTGTGACGCTGAGAACGCGGGTCTTCCTGGCTGCGACGGCGCTGACGATGGCGATCGGGGTGCTGGTCCTGCTGTTCGGGGCGGGCGGCCCGCAGAGTCCCGCCGGACGCACGATGATGTGGCTCGCCGTCGTCGGAGGTGTCTTCGGGTCAGCGCTGTGGCTGTGGCGATGGCCTTCCCACACCCTGTCGCTCGCGTTCACCGCGGCCACCACCGTATCGATCACCCTGGCATGCCTGGCGTACCCGGATCCGCTGGCTGCGCTGCTGGGCTGCATCGCGTTCACCACCATCGTGGGCTACGCGGCCTTCTTCCACTCTGCTCGGACGCTGCTGGCCCTCTTCGTCGTGGTCACCGCCGTGGCGGTCGCTCAGGCCGCCGAGCTCGCCGCCGAGGGCCGCTCCGCGCTCGCGCTCGTCGACCTCTTCCTGGTGCTGCAGCCCAGCATCGCGGTGGCATTGGCCATCCACAGCCTGGTGCGCACCCTCAAGGGAGATCTGGCCGCCGCCGATCTCGACCCGTTGACCGGACTGCTGAACCGGCGGGCATTCCGCAGGCAGATCGGCGTCCTGCTGTCCCGTCACCAGGGGGACGGCGGATATCTGCTCGCCGCGCTTCTCGACCTGGACAACTTCAAGTCGGTCAACGACACCCACGGTCACGCGGTGGGCGACAAGGCGCTCACGGCGGTCGCGGACGCGCTGCGAGGCATCGCCACACCCACGACACTCATCGCACGCAGCGGCGGAGAGGAATTCCTCCTCGCCGACCTGGCGCCCTCTCACGACGCCGTGCTGCGCTTCGAAGACATCTGCGCGGCCATCGCGCAACTGCCCATACCGGTCACCGGCAGCGTGGGAACCTCCTTCACCGCGGTGGAATCGCTGACGCCCCACGCAC
- a CDS encoding DUF2256 domain-containing protein, whose product MSKDSEQKICPWCGRPFSNRKKWRNRGAWERVIYCSRRCRDSVR is encoded by the coding sequence ATGTCGAAAGACAGCGAACAGAAAATCTGCCCGTGGTGCGGGCGGCCGTTCTCGAACAGAAAGAAATGGCGCAATCGGGGAGCCTGGGAGCGGGTGATCTACTGCAGCCGCCGGTGTCGCGACTCAGTCAGGTAA
- a CDS encoding YdeI/OmpD-associated family protein: MTTTTIPGGVVHELPTDLRAALTENATALAAWQDITPLARNEFICWVTDAKQATTRERRIRRTCEELEEGQRRPCCWPGCKHRERTGKP, translated from the coding sequence GTGACTACCACAACGATTCCCGGAGGGGTGGTGCACGAGCTGCCCACCGACCTCCGCGCGGCGCTGACCGAGAACGCCACTGCGCTGGCCGCGTGGCAGGACATCACGCCGTTGGCGCGCAACGAGTTCATCTGCTGGGTCACCGACGCCAAACAGGCCACGACGCGGGAGCGGCGCATCCGGCGCACGTGCGAGGAGCTCGAGGAAGGTCAGCGACGGCCGTGCTGCTGGCCCGGCTGCAAGCACCGCGAACGCACCGGTAAGCCTTAG
- a CDS encoding ChaB family protein → MPKTTKSGKAKDSELPSTLQRSDDKAKRTFAKAHDSAAEEYGEGERAHRVAYSALKHSYEKVGDHWEKKGKKGPSDQRAESGGPNAKGETAEGVNANASKKHLTEVARRLDIPGRSKMTKDELVDEIQKANRRESRRSR, encoded by the coding sequence ATGCCGAAGACCACCAAGTCCGGCAAAGCCAAGGACAGCGAACTGCCGAGCACGCTGCAGCGCTCGGACGACAAGGCGAAGCGGACCTTCGCGAAAGCCCACGATTCGGCCGCCGAGGAATACGGGGAAGGCGAGCGGGCGCACCGCGTCGCCTACAGCGCCCTCAAACACAGCTACGAGAAGGTCGGCGACCACTGGGAGAAGAAGGGCAAGAAGGGCCCGTCCGACCAGCGCGCCGAAAGCGGCGGCCCGAACGCCAAGGGCGAGACCGCTGAGGGTGTGAACGCCAACGCGAGCAAGAAGCACCTCACCGAAGTGGCCAGGCGACTGGACATCCCGGGACGCTCGAAGATGACCAAGGACGAACTCGTCGACGAGATCCAGAAGGCCAACAGACGAGAGTCCCGGCGGAGCCGCTAA
- a CDS encoding aldehyde dehydrogenase family protein: MEITVLDPRTGDTVAHVPVASETECDDAVARARGAFPAWARTPAADRAAAVSAAADAVAAAAAELAESDERETGKPRDDALGGVQAGIGTLRQYAELGPVHRGRSLLGGWSATDLMVPEPRGVVAVLTPWNDPVAVAAGLIGAAVVTGNTVVHKPSERCPGTGRRFAELVAACLPAGVLEIVDGDGTVGARLAEAEQVDVVAHVGSSDTGRAIARACAERGAKALLENGGNDALIVDDGVAPGWSAEQAAQGAFANAGQICVAVERIYVVESMAGGFVHALVDEARRWEDRIGPLVDERHREHVHSHVADAVRGGAQVLAGGEPRPGPGTYYPPTVLTGCTPDMLVFSDETFGPVAPVRVVPDFQTALAEAADDRFGLAATVLTADMAHAQHAWRALPVGTVKINAVFGGAPGGSAEPRRASGSGFGYGPELLDEMTAMKVVHLSSPE, from the coding sequence ATGGAGATCACTGTTCTGGATCCGCGCACCGGGGACACCGTCGCGCACGTGCCCGTCGCGAGTGAGACGGAGTGTGACGACGCCGTCGCCCGGGCCCGGGGCGCGTTCCCGGCGTGGGCGCGCACTCCGGCCGCCGATCGGGCCGCCGCCGTGTCGGCGGCTGCCGACGCCGTCGCCGCGGCCGCCGCCGAACTGGCCGAGAGCGACGAGCGCGAGACCGGCAAGCCGCGCGACGACGCCCTGGGCGGTGTGCAGGCGGGGATCGGCACACTGCGCCAGTACGCCGAGCTGGGTCCGGTGCACCGCGGCCGCAGCCTGCTGGGCGGCTGGTCGGCCACCGACCTGATGGTCCCCGAGCCGCGCGGTGTCGTCGCGGTGCTGACGCCGTGGAACGATCCGGTCGCCGTGGCCGCCGGTCTGATCGGGGCCGCTGTGGTCACCGGCAACACCGTCGTGCACAAGCCCAGCGAGCGCTGCCCCGGCACCGGCCGGCGGTTCGCCGAACTGGTGGCGGCGTGCCTGCCCGCCGGCGTGCTCGAGATCGTCGACGGCGACGGGACGGTCGGCGCCCGGCTCGCCGAGGCCGAGCAGGTCGACGTGGTCGCCCACGTGGGCAGCAGCGACACCGGCCGGGCGATCGCGCGGGCGTGCGCCGAGCGCGGGGCCAAAGCGCTGCTCGAGAACGGCGGCAACGACGCGCTGATCGTCGACGACGGCGTCGCCCCCGGCTGGTCCGCCGAGCAGGCGGCGCAGGGGGCATTCGCCAACGCGGGTCAGATCTGCGTCGCGGTGGAACGCATCTACGTCGTCGAGTCGATGGCAGGCGGGTTCGTCCACGCGCTCGTCGACGAAGCCCGGCGCTGGGAGGACCGGATCGGCCCGCTGGTCGACGAGCGGCACCGCGAGCACGTGCACAGCCACGTCGCCGACGCGGTGCGGGGCGGTGCGCAGGTGCTCGCCGGCGGTGAGCCGCGGCCCGGGCCGGGCACCTACTACCCGCCGACCGTGCTGACCGGCTGCACCCCCGACATGCTCGTGTTCAGCGACGAGACGTTCGGACCGGTCGCGCCGGTGCGAGTGGTGCCCGACTTCCAGACCGCCCTGGCCGAGGCCGCCGACGACAGGTTCGGGCTGGCCGCCACGGTGCTGACCGCCGACATGGCGCACGCTCAGCACGCGTGGCGGGCCCTGCCGGTAGGAACGGTGAAGATCAACGCCGTGTTCGGCGGCGCTCCCGGTGGTTCGGCCGAACCGCGGCGGGCCAGCGGCAGCGGTTTCGGGTACGGCCCGGAACTGCTCGACGAGATGACCGCGATGAAGGTGGTGCACCTCTCGTCTCCGGAGTGA
- a CDS encoding ABC transporter permease produces MLLWSPRSRAVVLTVFAVVVAAVFVLPLGTVVLAGLAGSWTGPLPSDLGLARFGAALSGEDLASLSVSLQTAFLAGGVSLVAGTWAALAAREAPTWLRRLTDAVFHLPIAVPSVAIGLGLLIAFNSKPLLLGGTRWIVILAHTVLVLAFAFSAVSAALDRLDPAYRQAAESLGAGPGRVLVRITLPLLLPALGAAAGLAVALSMGELGATVMVYPATWKTLPVTIFGLTDRGRVFQAAAGTTVLLAVTLLALIGLGRIRGRAALR; encoded by the coding sequence GTGTTGCTGTGGAGCCCGCGCAGTAGGGCCGTGGTGCTGACGGTGTTCGCAGTCGTCGTCGCGGCTGTCTTCGTGCTGCCGCTCGGCACCGTCGTGCTCGCCGGGCTGGCCGGCTCGTGGACGGGACCGCTTCCGTCCGACCTGGGCCTGGCACGGTTCGGGGCCGCGCTGTCGGGCGAGGACCTGGCCAGCCTGTCGGTGAGCTTGCAGACGGCGTTCCTCGCCGGCGGGGTGTCGCTGGTGGCCGGCACCTGGGCCGCGCTGGCGGCGCGCGAGGCGCCGACCTGGTTGCGGCGCCTCACCGACGCGGTGTTCCACCTGCCGATCGCGGTGCCGTCGGTGGCGATCGGGTTGGGTCTGCTGATCGCGTTCAACTCGAAACCGTTGCTGCTGGGCGGAACTCGCTGGATCGTCATCCTCGCCCACACCGTTCTGGTGTTGGCGTTCGCGTTCAGCGCGGTCTCGGCGGCCCTGGACCGTCTCGATCCCGCGTACCGGCAGGCCGCGGAGTCGCTCGGCGCCGGTCCGGGACGTGTGCTCGTCCGGATCACGCTGCCGCTGCTGCTGCCCGCGCTGGGCGCGGCGGCTGGTCTGGCGGTGGCGCTGTCGATGGGTGAGCTCGGGGCCACCGTGATGGTCTATCCCGCGACGTGGAAGACGTTGCCGGTGACGATCTTCGGGCTGACCGACCGTGGCCGGGTGTTCCAGGCCGCGGCCGGCACCACCGTGCTGCTGGCCGTCACGCTGCTGGCACTGATCGGCCTCGGCCGGATCCGGGGGCGCGCGGCGCTGCGCTGA
- a CDS encoding 2-aminoethylphosphonate ABC transporter permease subunit, with protein MTALLEPPDTDTPRAAAPSRATTWLWVLPPLILVLLVVLYPLLRVFAESSAGGSWGAVIGSQVFRDALWRTVAIAATSTLGCLILGSFLAIVLAFVPFPGSSVVGRLIDTVLALPSFLVTLAFTFLYGSAGAVNAAISAVTGASSPLLNFLYTPAGVIAAEITFFTPFVVRPLLAAFALIPTAQLDVAASLGASPSMVLRRVVLPDAWPALAGGGSLVLLLTLNEFGIVLFTGAKGVITLPVLIYTRGIVTFDLPGAAVIATVQVLLSLALYWLYRVVFARLTAERG; from the coding sequence ATGACAGCGCTGCTGGAACCGCCCGACACCGACACGCCCCGCGCCGCGGCACCGTCGAGGGCCACCACGTGGTTGTGGGTGCTGCCGCCGCTGATACTGGTCCTGCTGGTGGTGCTCTACCCACTGCTGCGCGTGTTCGCCGAATCATCGGCCGGCGGTTCGTGGGGTGCGGTCATCGGCTCGCAGGTGTTCCGGGACGCGTTGTGGCGCACTGTGGCGATCGCGGCCACCTCCACACTGGGGTGCCTGATCCTCGGCTCGTTCCTGGCGATCGTGCTCGCGTTCGTCCCGTTCCCCGGGTCGTCGGTGGTGGGCCGGCTCATCGACACGGTGCTGGCGCTGCCGTCGTTCCTCGTCACGCTGGCCTTCACGTTCCTCTACGGCAGCGCCGGTGCCGTCAACGCGGCCATCTCGGCCGTCACCGGGGCCTCCTCGCCGCTGCTGAACTTCCTCTACACCCCAGCGGGTGTCATCGCCGCCGAGATCACGTTCTTCACCCCGTTCGTCGTGCGGCCGCTGCTGGCGGCTTTCGCCCTGATCCCGACCGCGCAGCTCGACGTCGCGGCCAGCCTCGGCGCCTCGCCCTCGATGGTGCTGCGCAGGGTCGTGCTCCCCGACGCCTGGCCCGCGCTGGCCGGCGGGGGAAGCCTGGTTCTGTTGTTGACGCTCAACGAGTTCGGCATCGTGCTGTTCACCGGCGCCAAGGGAGTCATCACACTGCCCGTGCTCATTTACACCCGCGGCATCGTGACGTTCGACCTGCCGGGTGCGGCTGTGATCGCCACGGTGCAGGTGCTGCTGTCGCTGGCGCTCTACTGGCTCTACCGGGTGGTGTTCGCCCGGTTGACCGCCGAGAGGGGTTGA
- a CDS encoding ABC transporter ATP-binding protein: protein MASTSGCRTGTRSSPISTPTSPPTTRPPVADMAQARVRTAGRRSRPRPVESSSPAIVFDRVGVSYGRGRKASRALIDFSLRVAAGETVALLGPSGSGKSTALNALAGFVRPTSGTVRLAGRDVTSLPPARRGIGVVLQSYALFPHMSVADNVAFGLRAQKIARRDITPRVAEALDMVGMADYQKRLPRELSGGQQQRVAIARALAIRPAVLLLDEPLAALDAQLRQSMLAELQRLKEALPDTAMLFVTHDQAEALALADRIAIMNDARLMDVDTAENLWKRPPTSFTAAFLGGANLLPCVVGRVIGNSALVDVGTRTVTAEAPQPGFGHADWAPGSAALLCVRPHAVQVVSTRERNALQAKVNAAVWRGSVTRLVVTVDSVPDVLVDVDVPGHTPFEIGSPVGLRLPEPAGVLVPAT, encoded by the coding sequence ATGGCGTCGACGTCTGGGTGCCGGACTGGAACGCGGTCCTCGCCGATCTCGACGCCGACGTCGCCGCCTACAACCAGGCCACCGGTAGCTGACATGGCGCAGGCGCGCGTCAGGACGGCCGGTCGGCGGTCCCGACCGCGGCCGGTCGAGTCCAGCTCGCCGGCAATCGTTTTCGATCGCGTCGGGGTGTCCTACGGCCGCGGCAGGAAGGCGAGCCGGGCGCTGATCGACTTCTCGCTGCGGGTCGCGGCCGGTGAGACCGTGGCGCTGCTCGGGCCCAGCGGCTCCGGCAAGTCGACGGCGCTCAACGCGCTCGCCGGTTTCGTGCGGCCCACCTCGGGCACGGTCCGACTCGCCGGTCGCGACGTCACGAGTCTGCCGCCGGCCCGGCGCGGCATCGGTGTCGTCCTGCAGTCCTACGCGCTCTTCCCGCACATGTCCGTCGCCGACAACGTGGCCTTCGGGCTGCGCGCACAGAAGATCGCGCGGCGCGACATCACCCCGCGGGTGGCCGAGGCGCTCGACATGGTCGGCATGGCCGACTACCAGAAGCGGCTCCCCCGCGAACTCTCCGGGGGACAGCAGCAGCGCGTCGCGATCGCCCGCGCGCTCGCGATCCGTCCGGCGGTGCTGTTGCTCGACGAACCGCTGGCCGCCCTCGATGCGCAGCTGCGGCAGTCGATGCTGGCCGAACTGCAGCGGCTCAAGGAGGCGCTGCCCGACACGGCCATGCTGTTCGTCACCCACGACCAGGCCGAGGCGCTGGCTCTGGCCGATCGCATCGCCATCATGAACGACGCGCGACTGATGGACGTCGACACCGCGGAGAATCTGTGGAAGCGGCCGCCCACCAGCTTCACCGCCGCGTTCCTCGGCGGGGCGAACCTGCTGCCGTGCGTCGTGGGCCGCGTGATCGGCAACTCCGCGCTCGTCGACGTCGGGACCCGCACGGTCACCGCCGAGGCCCCGCAGCCCGGCTTCGGGCACGCCGACTGGGCGCCCGGGTCGGCGGCGCTGCTCTGCGTACGCCCGCACGCGGTCCAGGTGGTGTCGACGCGGGAGCGAAATGCCCTGCAGGCCAAAGTGAACGCTGCGGTGTGGCGCGGATCGGTGACGCGACTGGTGGTGACGGTCGACTCCGTGCCCGACGTTCTGGTCGACGTCGACGTCCCCGGGCACACACCGTTCGAGATCGGCAGCCCGGTCGGTCTGCGGCTGCCGGAGCCGGCCGGGGTCCTGGTGCCCGCGACATGA
- a CDS encoding 2-aminoethylphosphonate ABC transporter substrate-binding protein, with product MKLRTTLAALTVAAAATLSSACGGTGTSGSGGGTTLTVYSADGLAGWYQGTFKKFTEQTGVNVNLVEAGSGEVVSRVEKEQSNPQADLLVTLPPFIQKAAQSKLLQPSGADTTGIAADQVGPEGQFVPIVDNALSFIANPGANPPPATWDDLLKPEFKGKLQYSTPGQAGDGTAVLVLLQHLRGKPGALDYLKALQANNVGPSSSTGKLQPKVSNGELLVANGDVQMNLASKKDDGSTFTIFIPAADGKRTTVSLPYVAGVTAGAPHAEDAKKLLAFLISEETQKTVSPDALGMPVLDSLKHSGTGQPDTPAGVLDGVDVWVPDWNAVLADLDADVAAYNQATGS from the coding sequence ATGAAACTACGCACCACACTCGCGGCACTGACCGTGGCCGCCGCTGCCACGCTGTCGAGCGCCTGCGGCGGAACCGGGACCTCGGGGTCGGGCGGCGGCACGACGCTGACGGTGTACAGCGCCGACGGGCTGGCGGGCTGGTATCAGGGCACCTTCAAGAAGTTCACCGAGCAGACCGGCGTGAACGTGAACCTCGTGGAGGCCGGGTCCGGCGAGGTCGTCTCGCGGGTCGAGAAGGAACAGTCCAACCCGCAGGCGGACCTGCTGGTGACGTTGCCGCCGTTCATCCAGAAGGCCGCCCAGTCGAAACTGCTGCAGCCGTCGGGCGCCGACACCACGGGCATCGCCGCCGACCAGGTCGGACCGGAGGGCCAGTTCGTCCCGATCGTCGACAACGCGTTGAGCTTCATCGCCAACCCGGGCGCCAACCCCCCGCCGGCCACCTGGGACGACCTGCTCAAGCCCGAGTTCAAGGGCAAGTTGCAGTACTCGACGCCCGGCCAGGCCGGCGACGGCACCGCGGTGCTGGTGCTGCTGCAGCACCTGCGCGGCAAGCCGGGTGCCCTGGACTATCTGAAAGCGTTGCAGGCCAACAACGTCGGGCCGTCCTCCTCGACCGGCAAGCTGCAGCCCAAGGTCAGCAACGGCGAACTGCTGGTGGCCAACGGCGACGTGCAGATGAACCTGGCCTCGAAGAAGGACGACGGGTCGACGTTCACGATCTTCATCCCCGCCGCCGACGGGAAGCGCACCACCGTGTCGCTGCCGTACGTCGCCGGGGTGACCGCGGGCGCACCGCACGCCGAGGACGCCAAGAAGCTGCTGGCATTCCTGATCTCGGAGGAGACCCAGAAGACGGTGTCGCCGGACGCGCTCGGGATGCCGGTGCTCGACTCGCTGAAACACTCCGGCACCGGGCAACCCGACACGCCCGCCGGCGTGCTCGATGGCGTCGACGTCTGGGTGCCGGACTGGAACGCGGTCCTCGCCGATCTCGACGCCGACGTCGCCGCCTACAACCAGGCCACCGGTAGCTGA
- a CDS encoding phosphonatase-like hydrolase, with protein sequence MTDNGIQLAVIDMAGTTVADDGLVLAAFEAAADAGGLPDGGPEREHARQYVLDTMGQSKITVFRALFGDEQSAQRANAAFERAYADVITAGRAEPIPGAAEALARLREAGIKVALTTGFSAETQGKLIAALGWDDIADVVLAPGDGVRGRPYPDLILTALMRTGADRVQSVAALGDTASDIDSALRAGCSIAAGTLTGAHDERQLVAAGATHVVTSVTDFADLLVKG encoded by the coding sequence ATGACAGACAACGGAATTCAGCTGGCGGTCATCGACATGGCGGGCACCACCGTCGCCGACGACGGCCTCGTCCTCGCGGCGTTCGAGGCGGCCGCCGATGCCGGCGGGCTGCCCGACGGCGGTCCCGAGCGCGAGCACGCCCGCCAGTACGTGCTCGACACGATGGGGCAGTCCAAGATCACGGTGTTCCGTGCGCTTTTCGGCGACGAGCAGAGCGCCCAACGCGCGAACGCCGCCTTCGAACGCGCCTACGCGGACGTGATCACCGCCGGCCGGGCCGAGCCGATTCCCGGTGCGGCGGAGGCGCTGGCGCGGTTGCGCGAGGCGGGCATCAAGGTCGCACTCACCACCGGGTTCTCCGCCGAGACGCAGGGCAAGCTCATCGCCGCCCTCGGCTGGGACGACATCGCCGATGTGGTGCTCGCCCCCGGCGACGGCGTGCGGGGCCGGCCCTACCCCGACCTGATCCTCACGGCCCTGATGCGCACCGGGGCCGACCGCGTGCAGAGCGTCGCCGCCCTCGGTGACACCGCCAGCGACATCGACAGCGCGCTGCGCGCCGGATGTTCCATCGCCGCAGGCACTCTCACCGGCGCCCACGACGAACGCCAGCTCGTGGCGGCGGGCGCCACCCACGTCGTGACCTCCGTGACCGACTTCGCCGACCTGCTCGTGAAAGGCTGA
- a CDS encoding TIGR03364 family FAD-dependent oxidoreductase produces MRVTIVGGGILGTAHAWHAVRRGHDVVHLEREAEARGATVRNFGLVWVSGRSRAELEASLRSRVLWEEIGAEVPGVGFRGCGSLTLLRTPAEVAVAEEVCARADGDRRGFRLLDPAAAARLNPALRGKFLGALHCSRDGAVESRQALPALRAHLGAQGRYTFLPGTEARTVSSTRVIDDRGAVHDADAVIVCAGAAHGGLVRELAGELPVRKVRLQMMQTEPLDEPLTTAIADGDSFRYYPAYAGDALDALQRNENQDPVAHEHRMQLLCVQRLHGGLTIGDTHEYAEPFGFDVTEAPYSYLAGVVEELLGRPLPPVRQRWAGVYSQCVDPGRLVYRREVGPGVWVVTGPGGRGMTLGPAIGEQTANEIGL; encoded by the coding sequence ATGCGGGTCACGATCGTCGGCGGCGGCATCCTCGGGACCGCGCACGCCTGGCATGCCGTGCGCCGCGGCCACGACGTCGTGCACCTCGAACGCGAGGCCGAGGCGCGCGGTGCCACCGTGCGCAACTTCGGGCTGGTGTGGGTGTCCGGCCGCTCGCGGGCAGAGCTCGAGGCGAGCCTGCGTTCGCGGGTGCTGTGGGAGGAGATCGGAGCGGAGGTGCCCGGCGTCGGCTTCCGCGGGTGCGGTTCCCTGACCCTGCTCCGCACTCCCGCCGAAGTCGCCGTCGCCGAAGAGGTGTGCGCCCGGGCGGACGGGGACCGGCGGGGTTTCCGGCTCCTGGACCCGGCCGCCGCGGCCCGGCTGAACCCCGCGCTGCGCGGGAAGTTCCTCGGCGCACTGCACTGCTCGCGCGACGGGGCCGTCGAGTCGCGGCAGGCTCTCCCCGCCCTCCGCGCCCACCTCGGCGCCCAGGGCCGGTATACCTTCCTGCCGGGTACCGAGGCGCGCACCGTCAGCAGCACCCGGGTCATCGACGATCGCGGCGCGGTCCACGATGCCGACGCCGTGATCGTCTGCGCCGGCGCCGCCCACGGCGGCCTGGTCCGCGAACTCGCCGGGGAACTGCCGGTGCGCAAGGTGCGGCTCCAGATGATGCAGACCGAACCCCTCGACGAACCGCTGACCACCGCGATCGCCGACGGCGACAGCTTCCGCTACTATCCCGCCTACGCCGGTGACGCTCTGGATGCGTTGCAGCGCAACGAGAACCAGGATCCCGTCGCCCACGAGCACCGCATGCAGCTGCTGTGCGTGCAGCGCCTGCACGGCGGCCTGACGATCGGCGACACCCACGAGTACGCCGAGCCGTTCGGTTTCGACGTCACCGAGGCGCCGTACAGCTATCTCGCCGGCGTCGTCGAGGAACTGCTCGGACGGCCGCTGCCGCCGGTGCGACAGCGCTGGGCCGGGGTGTACAGCCAGTGCGTCGACCCCGGCCGGCTGGTGTATCGGCGGGAAGTTGGACCGGGCGTGTGGGTGGTCACGGGGCCGGGTGGGCGCGGGATGACGCTCGGGCCGGCGATCGGGGAACAGACGGCGAACGAGATCGGACTCTAA
- a CDS encoding GntR family transcriptional regulator, producing MNLPKPYLVRTGLDEILAGLREGDAFPPERELALRFGVARETVRQAVHELLVEGRIERRGRGTVVARPKLVQPLSLKSYTEGAQRMGRTPGRLLVTWENTTVDAELAESLRVSPTKPVMHLERLLLADGVRIGLESTYLPLHRFADLVDDFDPTSSLYAAIRARGVVFGEATERIETVLPSPREAALLETTTAMPMLLLNRRSVDIDDAPIEVVRALYRGDRVAFVATLTDG from the coding sequence GTGAACCTGCCCAAGCCCTACCTGGTCCGCACCGGCCTCGACGAGATCCTCGCCGGCCTGCGGGAGGGGGATGCCTTCCCGCCGGAGCGCGAGCTGGCACTGCGGTTCGGGGTCGCGAGGGAGACGGTGCGTCAGGCGGTCCACGAACTGCTCGTCGAAGGGCGCATCGAGCGACGCGGCCGCGGCACCGTGGTGGCCAGGCCCAAGCTGGTGCAGCCGCTGTCGCTGAAGTCCTACACCGAGGGCGCCCAGCGGATGGGCCGCACTCCGGGCCGGCTGCTGGTGACGTGGGAGAACACCACCGTCGACGCGGAACTCGCTGAATCCCTGCGGGTTTCGCCGACCAAGCCGGTGATGCACCTGGAGCGGCTGTTGCTCGCCGACGGGGTGCGGATCGGTCTGGAGAGCACCTACCTGCCGCTGCACCGGTTCGCCGATCTGGTCGACGACTTCGACCCGACGAGCTCGCTGTACGCCGCGATCCGGGCCCGGGGGGTGGTGTTCGGTGAGGCGACCGAGCGCATCGAGACCGTGCTCCCGTCGCCGCGGGAGGCTGCGCTGCTCGAGACGACGACGGCGATGCCGATGCTGTTGCTGAACCGCCGATCCGTCGACATCGACGACGCGCCCATCGAGGTCGTCCGGGCGCTCTACCGCGGTGACCGGGTGGCGTTCGTCGCCACGCTCACCGACGGCTGA
- a CDS encoding sucrase ferredoxin — protein sequence MTPAGKRVPCSDQSLARDDPIHGTASAGKAWLLLELAGAWGHSAFLQSPAIVESQLGRAIVRRAETAGMRIAAIRRHGRRAATPRWRWFVAHTDPGLETLHHGEVSGPAEYLDIALDGSDGRPTPDPLVAVCAHGKHDQCCAVRGRAAVAAIADAYPEWTWECSHLGGDRFAATMLVLPKGLCYGRVDSTDAAGLVRLYLDGRLDDAFLRGRTSLPHVVQAAQHFARQATGEDRIDALAPLEVDHREGRTRVLLQHDPQPVEVVVRDRLTEPLLSQCSASVPGRVRTFELVSLGGA from the coding sequence ATGACGCCTGCCGGGAAGCGGGTGCCGTGCAGCGACCAGTCGCTGGCCCGAGACGACCCGATCCACGGCACGGCGTCCGCGGGCAAGGCGTGGCTGCTGCTGGAACTCGCAGGGGCGTGGGGACATTCGGCGTTCCTGCAGTCGCCCGCCATCGTGGAGTCCCAGCTCGGCAGGGCGATCGTGCGGCGCGCCGAGACCGCGGGCATGCGCATCGCGGCGATCCGCCGCCACGGTCGCCGGGCGGCGACACCGCGGTGGCGGTGGTTCGTCGCCCACACCGACCCGGGACTCGAGACCCTGCACCACGGCGAGGTGAGCGGCCCCGCCGAGTACCTCGACATCGCACTCGACGGCTCCGACGGCCGGCCGACGCCAGATCCCCTGGTCGCGGTCTGCGCTCACGGCAAGCACGACCAGTGCTGCGCCGTGCGGGGTCGCGCGGCCGTCGCCGCGATCGCGGACGCCTACCCCGAATGGACCTGGGAGTGTTCGCATCTCGGCGGCGACCGGTTCGCCGCGACGATGCTCGTGCTGCCCAAGGGGCTGTGTTACGGACGGGTCGACTCGACCGACGCCGCCGGACTCGTCCGGCTGTATCTCGATGGGCGACTCGACGACGCGTTCCTGCGCGGCCGGACGTCGCTCCCCCACGTCGTGCAGGCCGCCCAGCACTTCGCCCGGCAGGCGACTGGCGAGGACCGCATCGACGCGCTGGCTCCGCTCGAGGTCGACCACCGCGAGGGCAGGACCCGGGTGCTGCTGCAGCATGACCCGCAGCCGGTGGAGGTCGTCGTGCGCGACCGCTTGACCGAGCCCCTGCTGTCCCAGTGCAGCGCTTCGGTCCCCGGTCGCGTCCGCACGTTCGAGCTCGTATCACTGGGCGGGGCTTGA